ATAAACTCCTCTCCTGCCCCTCTCCGCTGCCACTGTGGCAATGTCCGGGCTCCAGTCTCCCTCCCAGGTCAGACACCTGAGTTCACAGAGTGAGACCTGAGGTCATGTTCATcgacattttttctctttttaaagtCCTCCTCATACCTCGCCTGAGATGACAGAGTCCCGATTCTCTGGGCCCGCACCTCGGTGCTCACCACGACCTCGACGGAGACCGTGGTCGAGGCGCCTCCTCTCCACTCGCCGAGGCCGAAGATGACCAGCTGTTTGGGCAGAGGCAGCGGGACGTGCACCTGGAAGCACCTGCGGTTGGATTTGCTGccgaaaataaaatacacaaaaatgttGGACGCACGGGTCAGGGAGTTTGAATTTTCCCGGTTAACGGCCGCACGGTAGCGGAAGTCACACCTGATGAACTGGCGCGGAGCGTCGCGCAGGGACCAGAGGACATAGAAGTTCATCTTCCCCATGTTGTGTTGGTGTGAGTCGGGGTCGGCGGGACAGGATGAGAGTCccctcggtgtgtgtgagtccCCTCGGTGTGTGAGGAAGAGGCCGCAGGAATCAGAAGCAACCTGGCGCTAAGGTGAacgcctctgattggctgagccaAGAGCCCCCTGGAAACACGCACACCTGTGACACGGTCCAGTTAAGGACACTTTGGCGAGCATTGGGCTTAGTGTCGCTAAACAGATATTTGATCAAACTGTTTATAGATATGAACTTCGGAAATgttgggtccggacatttcccgGAGTTTACTGCCGTTCACATATTCACAAACATCCATGGTTCACAACGACAGGACAATGAAACCTGATTATGATGCAgttcaacacaacaacacctcACACTAGTCTGAATGAGTCTAATCAGCACcactgacacaaaacattctTAATTGTGCTGTTGGGTGTAGATGATATATTCATATCTGTATATATCTCATTATGTAACtccttttcacacttttctaAATCATCAAATATTCACGTAAGGAATAACGAGTTTTACCTAAAACATATTTGTGGAATTACATTTGGAACATATGTTTATCCTACCACTTCTTTAGAAATCCTGTAAAACAATGAGTGACAGTAGCAGTAAGTCTGGATTCTGACTGGCCTTCGGGGAGAGCTGAAAATAAAACCTTGTTTCATCAACACCCCTGTAACAATTACATCAATTCCCCAATGCTGCTATTTAATGGAAACACAAGGGACCATGCTGAAGCGCTTTCTAATCCTGGACCTGCAATGAGACTGCTATGAGATGAGATACAGCGGCAGTTTTAATGGTGTTGTTTAAGTTCATCACTCTGCAACCTTTGGCTTGCATACAGCAAACGACTAATCACAGTCGTTCACGCAGCATCGATCTAATCCTGAAAAATGAACTGCAAAGAAAGACAATCTCCTTTTTATTGTGGAATATAAATTTTTCATGAACAGATATTATAACTTACAGTGAAGGTACAGTACAGCAAACAAGGGAGGCTTTAAACCTGCTGCTTTACATTGTGTGGCGTGAGCGGCCAAATCTGTGGCATCTTTGGAAACATCCGCATTAGTGAGCATGGTTAAAGCACTGGtttgaggaagaaagaaagaaaaaatgaaacaaagctATTCAACACAATCAGATCCAGAGTATGTCCGACACACTGAGGatattcaaaaagaaacacGCTTACTTTCACTTACGTAGACAAAAAACACGACTAGATTAAATATTACAACTGCTCCCTACCTCCGAAACATTAAAtttaacggggggggggggggggccgaggcaaatgtaaatattgaatCTATATTACATAATAAGAGCTTTATGAGATAAGGggtggttttatttgtgtcgTAAAAAGCAAACTCTGAAAAAACTGTCACCACTTGCCTCAGGACATTCATCTTTTTTACCAACACAGCACCagcatggcaaaaaaacacagtcgGTGCACACTTTGTATTTCATAGTTGCATTCTGCATTATCAGATTCAACACAGATATGAATGAAATGCACACTTACAAGGCAGAAGGACAAATAcaagtcacaacaacaaagcaaaagaaCAATCAAAATCGTAGAAaatgcacgcagacacacaaagaaaaaattgagaACGTGGCCCAGTGAGATATATTCTCTGCAGCTGTCCCCTGATCACTGCTACCACAGACATGTTACAGCTaaagacaatatatttttttatgatggGCACTTGACCAAGTAGCACAGTGCAAACATGGGAACATGGCACCAATGCAAGGCTTTTTCAAATATCTATCAGCAAGCAGTAGGTGCGAATGTTGCATTTCTTGGACGGTATATGTAAAACTTAAACTTGTTGCAACTCAAGCtgacagtaataaaaaatagatatgcctatatttaacttatatttaaatattataatttcatttctcttccaaGATTggaatcaaaaaatatttttttttgaataagaGTAACATTCTCTTTTAATAGACTGCCGCATCAGGCACTGTAATACACCCTGTAGTAAAGAGTTTTGTTTCGCCACAGTGAGTAGGAGTTGTCAAACTTCAGCAGGTAAGTTCCTTCACCTGGAAAGTCGTGGCTCCCACCGTAGACGGACAGGTGGCTGTCCTGACGGTAAACGGGTAGGATTTCAGCCAAGTTTGAGTTGCTTTGCGTTTTGGACCCCTTCTCTACATCTCCATTACTGACGGGACCTACAACAGAAATCATATGAAACATAAAGTCAACACACTGCCTCACTGTCTTATAAAGCAgaagaaactgatgtgtttttatagaCGACATCTGGGAAAAATGTTTTGCCGTTTATATTTGCTgaattaaaacttttattttacagaataaacattgCAGAAAGGATGTacagttgtgtttgtattttacctttaaaaacatgtttgatcttgattcaagttctatattttctgttgttgctttatctttttctttatatctatatagaaaatgtttcactccctaaaaaaaatccatatcggtcaggctctaattTACATTACTTCAAACTCTAAATTGCAAACCCCCACTGaccttccatctcctcctcttcatcttcgtcATCACTTGACTCACTGATGTGCACTGTGATGGACCGGTTCGTGACAGGAGTCCAGTCAAAATAGATGCCAAAGCCAATGTCATAACCGTCTGTAGCGAACTCCCAGCACACTCTTTTGGCCTCGGGGACAGTGGGAACGTGAACTGTCATGATGTCGCCTCGGTACACCGTCACCACGCTGTCCTTATCCAGCCGCAGCTTTGCCTTCAGCTCCTTCAGTGTGGCAGATGTCCACGTCGTCGGCGGATTCAGGGGCGGCATCTGGGCTGCCATCGGGGAGGAACCCAAGCGGGCATGTTTACAAAGCAGCAACTCTGCTCATCatacatcttttaaaaaatgtgtaggtGTATCTTTTTTCAGAGCTTGTATTACACCGTGAACACATTTCGAAGCAGATTCAGGGAAAAACCTCTGAATCAAAATCGCAGATAAAAGCagaagtcatgatgacacaCTCAGCGGGTTCTCACTTTTCATCTCAGCGGAGAGTTGACAGCTCCCAGCACTGTTGTTCTCCTCACCTCCGTCCCCGGGGGCCGGCTCAGCGGGGACCTCTTCATTACCCtcaaaatgcacacaaacacacacacacacacacacccaaagaTACATTATTAGAGCAAAATGACAGTAGACTGTGCCACCGAGTGACAGCCTCTCCGACACACTTCAACATGAATTACCTCTGAGCGCTGCCCTGAATCCTCCTTGATTTCATCCATGTCCGCCCGGTCTGTTGGTTGGGTAATGCTCGTTGAGAGATCTGTATTCTGGAGCCTGGATTGACGGGACAAtagcagcagaaaaaagaaaagtcagtattgatggggggaggggggggggttgtgcaTTAGGATGCAATGAGCATAACTAGCTGTGCGCCTTCGCAGTAGCATAGTAAGAAGCagtgtgcagcagcaacaggttCACCTGTCCAGCGGTCTGTCGTCGCTCTGCTTGGATGTGACTCCggggaaggaagagaaggagagggatgACAGCCGCGACTGGAGCTCTGATGTATCCTCTAATCTCTCCATGGCTGTAAAGGCGAAGGCAAACACCTCAGTCTGCGTGGCTGAgggggaaataagaaaaaaacagaaagatgaAGCCCCGCCTCTTCCAgccacagggagggagagagatgacaaCTTGAACGAGCGCTGCCTGGATATACTAAACAAACCGTCACCGGACACTAATGGACCGTGTTGACCACAGCACACACTCATGAACCAAAGCCAAACGACAAACCATTAGAACggaacggtgtgtgtgtgtgtgtgtgtgtgtgtgtgtgtgtctctttaaCTCGCCCCATCTCGACAAACTGACGTTAGCTTCCGAGTGGCTAGCTGCCTAGCTCCCGTTAGCCACCTAGCAAACAGCGTCTATAAGTGCACAAACTCACCTCGACACGCGACGCTGATAATGTGATACCTCGACGTCGTTTCGCTTTCGTCCAGCTCAGGTCATGGGGACAGGCGACTGCACATCACTGTGATCCCGTGACAGATCCCTCCACGATGCTTGACACCGCCGCTGCTTGAcaggaaaaagattttttttttttttttttttttaatatacttcCGTGTTTTCTCGAGTGTTGACGAAAACCAGCGAATCTGAGGCGGTTATAGAACCCCTGTTGTGGGAGGTCGCTTCTCTTCGCCGGGGGCTTCAGGACCCCGCAGCAGTAGAGCCAAGTCAAGAGAAGattgttttcttctatttaatGTGTTCATCTGACCTCTCTGGTGCATGTGCCTTTTATTGTTGTTGCATTAAttctatttttgtgttttgtttacgCTTTTTACGAACtgacttcacaataaaagcaacGTGAAATATACAGACATGAAACTAAACGAATGGATATTAAATATTAGATAATATACTCAATAAGATTAATTTGCAATTTTCTTTCACATTGATATTAttaggaaacttcctgtttccacagacAAGTTCCACTTCAGATTGCTAGTAGTCCACTTGTCACAATATCACGATATTATTAAATGtaatggtttgtgtttttagcctgttatttgtatatttgtatttttcagtcACTTTGAAAAGTGCATGTTGAACATGCTGCCCAGCAACACGGATGGACTCTATTGCAAAATGCTCCAAAGCCTGTGAGCCGAGCCATTTTGATCTCCAAGAGGTACAGTAAGGAGCCGGCTGCAGAAAAGCTGGCTGATAGCCAGCAAGACCATCAGatgggaggaggaaaggaagaaaatgttGGATGAGTCCATTCTGTTAGGAACCAAAAATGACTGGGAGACCCTGGTGAAGCCTGTCAAGTCTCCAAGAGCCAAACAGGGCTCAAGCACATGTGCATGAAAGTGAAGGCAAAGGAGCATGACGTCATCCGTTTGAATACTCGTCTTCGATGCTaatgtatgaaaaacaaaaagtgtttaaaaaaatatcatacagTTGTAGGCATCACAAAATACATTGCAGATTTTcctttattcaaatgtattctTGCATATATCATACCAATACCATTTTCAAAACGGTATGTGTAACATAAAGGACACGGTTGTGGTGGAcaattatgaataaaatgtttacattaGAGTGTGACTGTTGCTGGTGTCACCAGCAGTGATTTGTATGCTGCAGAGAAGCACTGCTGCATCAATTTGTTGCTTGACAGAAACCTCAGCAGTGGTGTCTCCTTGTTCTGAGCCTCAGTGAGTGAAATCCAGGGAAAAGGCCTAAAAGGGGGAAAAGCGTCAAAAGACACTGCACAATCCTCATTAACAGTACAACACAAGCAGCATTGTTTCCTTTAACCAAGCAGTAATGTACTCACTCATCTCCACGAAGAGAAGCTGCATAAGATGAACTGATGAAACTCTCTGTATTCAATTGCACAGCGTGCATCCATTTCTCCTGGAAGAGTTCGTTGATCAGGGAGAGAGCATCACTGGACCGCAGACTGGCAGAGGTGCAGATATTCAGCAGGGTGTACAGCACTGCACACGCCCAGTTCAGACTCAGAGAAATGCCACCTACAGGGAGACAGACGCCAGTTTAACATTTACAGGGGAATGCAGCCTCATCAATATGAATAATGTCAAATCAGGAGCGAAGGCCTCACTGCATCAAATTTCAAATGTTTACCCTTGCATCTTATGTAACACGACAAGCTCAAAGGTTGGGACAAGTCAACATAATTTACCGCTCATTGCGAGGGGACACGATGCATCTATCAGCAGAGGATCTTTCAAAGCTGTGGACACAGCAGTGCAGGACAGCCACACATCTGCAGTGTCACCGCCCACAAAGTCATACTGTGGTTTTAGGATGAAGTTGTGTCCAAGAAGTTCAGCTAATCTGGAAAAGAAATTCAATAGAGGGATTCATTgacaaaaaattatatatatatatatatatatatatatatatatatatatatatatatatatatatatatatatatatatatatatatatatatatataaatatatataagtatcAGCTGTATGTGCGTGTTAATGTTTGTGGTACCGGGTGACAGGCACGGCAGAGATGAAGCTGTACACAAGGCAGTGTTCTGACAAGTGAGAGCGGAGCTCGGCACAGACTTTTGGGAGATGAAAGGGGAGACAGCAGAGGAACAGAACGTCTGCCCATGCTGCCAGTCTGCTGTTGTCAAAGAAACACTCGACCCCCGTCTGGACAAAtcccactgaaacacaaaagcaataacacaaaaataataataattattacaaaaacaaacaacaacagcaggatcttaagaatataaatataactttttttttttccgtctgcaGGCTCAAGGTCATGAATATCTTTTACCTCCAAATTATACACTGTCTAAACTCATTGAATAAACATGCACTGTATTCCTTAACTCAGCAGAGCCTCTTGCATTAGTGGCCACTGCTGCctactttctttctttagcCTTAGTATTATTAGGCTTTACATCTGACAGTTAAGGCCTTTTCATTGCAGAGGACACAACATAACGCATTGATTAGTATTTGGTGACATTAGCCAACGCCACTACACGCTGGCTAAGTCAGTGCGAGTTTCACTGCATCAGAGCAACTCTGATTTGACAATGGTGTGCCtcgaattaaaaaaatgtttcagttaaCCTGCCAATTCTGGTCTTCTGGTGGAGACCTTGACGTGTGCCGGTTGGATGTCGGTCATTtccaggagggagagaagcagcTGTTTGCCCTGGTGACCTGCCCCAAGTATCCCCACGCAGAGGTCACCGTCTCCTCCTGGTGcctcctctgtggctctgtctGCGGTCTGACCTCTGATGGCACATCTGTATCTACAACAGTTGGAGGGCCGTCAGGCAGCAGCACGAACGACACCACGAGTGTGAACGGACGCACAGGTAACTCACCTCAGCGAGCGGACCAGCTCGCACAGGTACAGCGCGTGCGCGCACCGGCAAAATGCCAGTCCAGCCGCGCGTGCGCGAAGGTGCAGCAGCTCCTTCTCCTCGGCGCCGAGTCCAGACTCGAAGGACAAACTCTTCAGACCCGCGGCCACGTCCTCCATCGCCACGCAGGGTCCCACAGTAGTAACATGTGAagagagtggaaaaaaactaacaaacctGACAACATAGTAGAAAAACAGCTTCACCCTGTTGCCATGCCGACATTCACAACTTCCGATTCAACGGGTTAcatgtttcaaaataaagctcGCGACAAAACgctgcttcatttaaaaacagcaatTTTATCCACTacaatttcaatttttcatATCAGGCGGGTGTGAATTTGCCTTTATAGGCTTAGATTGACTACACAGTCGACTTGTTTGAAACtgaactgtttttatttccctttcatGCTTTTTATTACAAATTCAACAATCAACTGTACACGTATGTATAAGAAATTATTCTTTccacatttaacacaaaaaaagagcaacCGTATAACACAGCATATCACTCAGAATGCTAATATTCAAAAgcagcacacagagagaaaatattttgagCAGGATATTAGGAC
The Scophthalmus maximus strain ysfricsl-2021 chromosome 15, ASM2237912v1, whole genome shotgun sequence DNA segment above includes these coding regions:
- the noxred1 gene encoding NADP-dependent oxidoreductase domain-containing protein 1 isoform X2, which gives rise to MEDVAAGLKSLSFESGLGAEEKELLHLRARAAGLAFCRCAHALYLCELVRSLRCAIRGQTADRATEEAPGGDGDLCVGILGAGHQGKQLLLSLLEMTDIQPAHVKVSTRRPELAVGFVQTGVECFFDNSRLAAWADVLFLCCLPFHLPKVCAELRSHLSEHCLVYSFISAVPVTRLAELLGHNFILKPQYDFVGGDTADVWLSCTAVSTALKDPLLIDASCPLAMSGGISLSLNWACAVLYTLLNICTSASLRSSDALSLINELFQEKWMHAVQLNTESFISSSYAASLRGDEPFPWISLTEAQNKETPLLRFLSSNKLMQQCFSAAYKSLLVTPATVTL
- the tmed8 gene encoding protein TMED8, with protein sequence MERLEDTSELQSRLSSLSFSSFPGVTSKQSDDRPLDRLQNTDLSTSITQPTDRADMDEIKEDSGQRSEGNEEVPAEPAPGDGGEENNSAGSCQLSAEMKTQMPPLNPPTTWTSATLKELKAKLRLDKDSVVTVYRGDIMTVHVPTVPEAKRVCWEFATDGYDIGFGIYFDWTPVTNRSITVHISESSDDEDEEEEMEGPVSNGDVEKGSKTQSNSNLAEILPVYRQDSHLSVYGGSHDFPGEGTYLLKFDNSYSLWRNKTLYYRVYYSA
- the noxred1 gene encoding NADP-dependent oxidoreductase domain-containing protein 1 isoform X1; this encodes MEDVAAGLKSLSFESGLGAEEKELLHLRARAAGLAFCRCAHALYLCELVRSLRYRCAIRGQTADRATEEAPGGDGDLCVGILGAGHQGKQLLLSLLEMTDIQPAHVKVSTRRPELAVGFVQTGVECFFDNSRLAAWADVLFLCCLPFHLPKVCAELRSHLSEHCLVYSFISAVPVTRLAELLGHNFILKPQYDFVGGDTADVWLSCTAVSTALKDPLLIDASCPLAMSGGISLSLNWACAVLYTLLNICTSASLRSSDALSLINELFQEKWMHAVQLNTESFISSSYAASLRGDEPFPWISLTEAQNKETPLLRFLSSNKLMQQCFSAAYKSLLVTPATVTL